The proteins below are encoded in one region of Triticum aestivum cultivar Chinese Spring chromosome 1B, IWGSC CS RefSeq v2.1, whole genome shotgun sequence:
- the LOC123140460 gene encoding periodic tryptophan protein 2, with translation MNYRFQNLLGAPYRGGDAVFAGDSSVLLSAVGNRVATTDLAASTSLTLPFESSANIARLATSPSGDFLLACDDKGRALYANLHRRAVLHRVSFKAAPSAVRFSPDGELIAVAVGKLVQIWRSPSFRKEFFPFHLLRTFPGFAAGVTSFDWSPDSASLLVACKDLTARLLPVKRGTGNKPFLFLGHRAAVVGAFFATDKKTGKVHGVYTVSKDGAIFTWNLVEGNDAASPPSPGTPEQESEQNGEPELDAGSRKRKSLGELEEPSTTPLHLAKWELQKKNFFMQAPAKLTACDYHRDLDMVVVGFSNGVFGLYQMPDFVCHCQLSISREKITTAIFNSLGNWLVFGCAKLGQLLVWEWRSETYILKQQGHYFDVNCIAYSPDSQLIATGADDNKVKVWTAATGFCFITFSEHTNAVTAVHFMANNHSLLSASLDGTIRAWDLFRYRNFKTFTTPSPRQFVSLTADQSGEVICAGTLDSFEIYVWSMKTGRLLDVLSGHQGPVHGLMFSPISAILASSSWDKTVRLWDVFESKGAVETFQHSHDVLTLAYRPDGRQIACSTLDGLINFWDPFDGLLMYTIEGCRDISGGRLMTDRRSAANTSIGKYFTTLCYSADGSYILAGGNSKYICMYNIGEQVLLRRFQITRNLSLDGVLDFLNSKNMTDAGPLDLIDDEDSDVEDGIDQQTRGSLGHGLPGSMANRGRPIARTKCVKFAPTGRSFAAATTDGVLLYSVDESFIFDPTDLDIDVTPEKVEEALAENQQQRALLLSLRLNEDSLIKRCIFAVDPSNVRAICSSVPFKYLQRLIDAFADLLESCPHLEFILLWAQELCKVDGSYIQQNSRTLLPALKSLQKSITKLHQDLADTCSSNEYMLKYLSSAGTKS, from the exons ATGAACTACCGCTTTCAGAACCTGCTGGGCGCGCCGTACCGCGGCGGCGACGCCGTCTTCGCGGGGGACTCCTCGGTGCTCCTCTCCGCGGTGGGGAACCGCGTGGCGACCACCGACCTCGCCGCCTCCACCTCCCTCACCCTCCCCTTCGAGTCCTCCGCCAACATCGCCCGCCTCGCCACCTCCCCCTCGGGCGACTTCCTCCTCGCCTGCGACGACAAGGGCCGCGCGCTCTACGCCAACCTCCACCGCCGCGCCGTCCTCCACCGCGTCTCCTTCAAGGCCGCCCCCTCCGCCGTCCGCTTCAGCCCCGACGGCGAgctcatcgccgtcgccgtcgggAAGCTCGTCCAGATCTGGCGCTCCCCCTCCTTCCGCAAGGAGTTCTTCCCCTTCCACCTCCTCCGCACCTTCCCCGGCTTCGCCGCCGGGGTCACCTCCTTCGACTGGTCCCCTGACTCCGCCTCCCTCCTCGTCGCCTGCAAGGACCTCACCGCCCGCCTCTTGCCCGTCAAGCGGGGCACCGGGAACAAGCCCTTTCTCTTCCTCGGCCATCGCGCGGCTGTCGTCGGCGCCTTCTTCGCCACCGATAAGAAGACTGGCAAAGTCCACGGGGTCTACACGGTTTCAAAGGACGGAGCTATCTTTACATGGAATTTGGTGGAGGGCAATGATGCTGCATCTCCACCTTCACCCGGGACACCGGAGCAGGAATCAGAACAGAATGGTGAGCCGGAATTGGATGCTGGGAGCAGGAAGAGGAAGAGTTTGGGAGAGCTGGAAGAGCCCAGCACTACTCCACTTCATTTGGCAAAGTGGGAGTTGCAAAAAAAGAATTTCTTCATGCAGGCACCTGCTAAGTTGACAGCCTGTGATTACCACCGGGATCTTGACATGGTGGTGGTTGGGTTTTCTAACGGGGTATTTGGGCTGTACCAGATGCCGGACTTTGTGTGCCACTGCCAGTTGTCAATATCAAGGGAGAAGATCACTACTGCTATTTTCAACAGCTTGGGGAATTGGCTAGTTTTTGGGTGTGCCAAGCTTGGGCAACTGCTGGTGTGGGAGTGGCGGTCAGAGACCTACATTTTGAAGCAGCAGGGTCACTACTTTGATGTGAACTGCATTGCATACTCACCAGATTCTCAGTTAATTGCTACTGGAGCTGATGATAACAAAGTCAAG GTCTGGACGGCTGCCACTGGGTTCTGTTTCATAACATTTTCCGAGCATACAAATGCTGTTACTGCAGTTCATTTTATGGCCAATAACCATTCTCTTCTCAGTGCCTCCCTTGATGGGACTATTCGAGCGTGGGATCTGTTTCGTTATCGTAACTTCAAGACATTTACGACCCCTTCACCTAGACAATTCGTTTCTTTAACGGCAGATCAGAGTGGGGAAGTAATTTGTGCTGGAACACTTGATTCATTTGAG ATTTATGTTTGGTCAATGAAGACTGGTCGTTTGTTGGATGTACTCAGTGGCCACCAAGGACCAGTTCATGGTCTAATGTTTTCACCAATCAGT GCTATTTTGGCTTCATCATCGTGGGACAAGACCGTTCGTCTTTGGGATGTATTTGAGAGCAAGGGCGCTGTGGAAACGTTTCAACACTCACATGATGTTCTTACCTTGGCTTATCGTCCTGACGGAAGGCAGATTGCATGCAGCACACTAGATGGCCTAATCAATTTCTGGGATCCTTTTGATGGCTTATTGATGTATACAATTGAAGGTTGCAGGGATATTTCTGGTGGGCGCCTCATGACAGATAGAAGATCCGCAGCTAATACAAGTATAGGAAAGTACTTCACGACGCTGTGCTATTCTGCTGATGGAAGCTATATTTTAGCAGGAGGAAACAGCAAATATATATGCATGTACAATATTGGAGAACAG GTGCTGTTGCGTAGATTCCAGATCACTCGCAATCTTTCATTGGATGGAGTTCTCGATTTTCTGAACTCAAAAAATATGACCGATGCTGGTCCACTAGATCTAATCGACGACGAAGATAGTGATGTTGAGGATGGAATTGATCAACAAACAAGAGGTAGCCTGGGGCATGGTTTACCTGGATCCATGGCAAATCGTGGAAGGCCCATAGCTCGGACAAAATGTGTGAAATTTGCTCCAACAGGAAGATCTTTTGCTGCAGCGACCACTGATGGTGTTCTGTTGTACTCGGTTGATGAATCATTTATTTTTGATCCAACAGATCTTGACATTGATGTTACTCCTGAG AAAGTGGAGGAAGCTCTTGCAGAAAACCAACAACAGAGAGCCCTTTTACTGAGCCTCCGGTTAAACGAAGACTCCTTGATTAAGAGATGCATCTTCGCTGTGGATCCATCCAATGTACGAGCAATCTGCTCATCAGTTCCCTTTAAGTATCTTCAGAGATTGATCGATGCATTCGCTGACCTCCTGGAAAGCTGTCCCCATCTGGAGTTCATCCTGCTCTGGGCTCAG GAGCTTTGCAAGGTTGATGGAAGCTACATCCAGCAGAACTCCAGGACCTTGCTTCCTGCTCTCAAGTCGTTGCAGAAGTCTATAACGAAACTACACCAGGATCTGGCGGACACCTGTTCCTCCAATGAGTACATGCTCAAATATCTGAGCTCTGCTGGGACAAAGAGTTAG